CAGCCCGTGCCGCTGGAAGTCATCCTTAAGAATGCCCAAGCGGAGCAATCGTATAAAAAGGTTTCAATTAACCAAAAGCCGGCTGCCTCGTACGTGGTAGGGATGCCAAAAGAAGCCATGGCGCCTTATTTCCCTCTGGGCGCAGAGTTGGAAGCGTCAGTGGCGGAGGTGGCCTTGGCCTGGAAGGATACCGACAGGACGGCAGGTGAGCCGTTGGATGTCCAACTCCAGACTACGTTCTCGTACCAAGGGCACAAGTATACGTACGCTGCCCATTGGCAATACACCGGCTGGCAGCAGCAGTCTCCTGAGCCAGCAACATTGAGCAAGCTTTTCAGTACGGACCCAGGTAATGTGGCAACGGAACTTACTACTGAAAGTTTTGTGTCCCGCCTTGGACTCTCTTTCGCTGAGGTCCCACATGGTGGCGAGGCAACATCGGGTAACCCTGTAGATGAAACCACCCGGTTTACGCCAGTCATCCCTAGTGGGGATGTGATCACTGTTGTGCAAGCTCCCCGGCCCGAGATGCAGCCTGTGCCTACCCAGCCAGCTTCCGAATTGGCAAAACAGCGCGATGCCCAGCGCAAGCAAGACCTGCTTGATATCCAAAAGGCGCTTAAGCAGTACAAATTGGAAAAGGGTACCTATCCCGTTGTTTCCAAAGAGGTTCAGATTGGAAGTGATACCACCGTCTTTAAGGAGCTGGTGCCAAAATACCTGACCAAAATGCCGGTAGACCCATTGAATAGTACCTATTACTACGCGTATAACGTGAACACGGACAGCGAAGGAAAGGCGACTGAGTACCACCTAAGGGCGGTGCTTGAAGACCACGACGATGCCTCCGCCTTGGTTGGACAGGTTTACCACTATTACCAACTCACCAATAAGTAGAAAAAATTCATGTCGCCGCTTATCATTGCCGCCATTCTTCTTGGCCTCCTCGTACTCTGGCTCGTCCTTGCTTACAACGGATTGATTGGTGCGCGTAACCGCACTGACGAATCCTGGGCAGATATCGACGTCCAGCTTAAGCGCCGCTATGACCTTATCCCCAACCTCGTTGAGTCCGTAAAAGGGTATATCAAGCAGGAGAAGGATGTATTGGAAAACGTGACAAAGGCCCGTGCAGAGGCAATTGCCGTTGGCAGCGCAGCAACCCCTGCCGCACAGAGCAAGGCTGAAAACGGCCTTACCCAGGCCCTCCGTTCTGTCTTTGCGGTTTCTGAAAACTACCCAGACCTTAAGTCCTCTGCCAATTTCCAGCAGTTGTCCACTGAGCTGACAGACACGGAAAACAAGATCCAGGC
The window above is part of the Verrucomicrobiia bacterium genome. Proteins encoded here:
- a CDS encoding LemA family protein, with protein sequence MSPLIIAAILLGLLVLWLVLAYNGLIGARNRTDESWADIDVQLKRRYDLIPNLVESVKGYIKQEKDVLENVTKARAEAIAVGSAATPAAQSKAENGLTQALRSVFAVSENYPDLKSSANFQQLSTELTDTENKIQAARRFYNTNVRDFNTKLQVIPTNIFAKSMGFTAKEFFELEEASPEREAVKVAF